One stretch of Tachysurus fulvidraco isolate hzauxx_2018 chromosome 12, HZAU_PFXX_2.0, whole genome shotgun sequence DNA includes these proteins:
- the cep295 gene encoding uncharacterized protein cep295 isoform X2, with protein MKGKSIKVRRLSPNEEAQLVREELQRRRKLRLQQVREQERSIALHVRREVQERRERELQSLATGLRDEWQKHRGERIQTLEKVYKENLRDVGQGHRSAKENEPDREALLLKKEQNDLRAAERHQKALQSLITQRHAEADQRNRHIEARKKALTVEKERAAKIAGLPHSAPDPIESVAVQTPLQPKISNVLHYSITHHHVPETAVDRETDTDQPDAQEAAASEARRSEELEKEEALERQEQHERARLRGNRALCREKGIQDNARLMCELERLQQAELQRRRHTVNNVPAQIFQPLYRHEDLRAEQQRELENAFQDLCTEDKVIRDDLVLRLVSEPLPLPPPVPSAKTDSRPESHVDLDVTLETKEMPYEEEEEDAGQEPVSSQCSSVPAEGASRVALRRLLDRIRTQKDQWSRRDPAEGKGVRLENAINEDGSPSGLEWQQASSLEEGTVGSSLAENSSDSKLSEDSIVAGPKLEADQQSTEMDLRVSSEEELKRRQEEQLDLLQEQQRSLELQLEEAQLCRQRLQDALHASSGICSVQETSKPQQEMVSEPSPEVKVSAAVSDGVHIQKLQQYQQRLLKQNRLHQKTIHEARRNLEEYKQTLKMRYAPVAMTAEHTPSPSEGTCAFPDFPRRTLSTAAAKVLKTDAEFQTSRETPAVNVKQSHNNIVQTDPAFLIPPPLPGPSSATSTHTDTHVMDQPISHSVHEDGLDPIPHPAASTLLDKTPLDGTSERHEVPLLPPAVFLEYMRSRRSQAPPTHLPPGSQQGTKDLGVLLQEKLENSDPRRDAEAQSNRQVRDRLREQRDALHALLRAQHAKSVSLGMHDSDSAVIDASVKPHERSNEPIQVSTTPSQSHVHTQPTPLYGSIASSGSTQHSLCESTRDGRVNPPVSCPPRSLQILLHDFELHKLSTIEEVDTPVNVTMDTAAEVRMESSSAESSDYSVSYSLSMSSPTLGSGSSQGQSSEVIRSEDGTHRPSKLSWKEMLQLESATATDSTEQQHEEELELVLPHDGAAGMPDFLSSTTLSTGSYFSSELDPNFNGTDSSLFSNELPGASLTCSSSSNSLQHIIDKYTKELDKSLRSVHTGDGGFVVTAPESETTAFSICTEQDAGMLQTVQPPTLPLQCNLEDSNSMNTTVQDTFQSLSPEITNNDMTDCSVSLRLGLNPPVETSNTNTETTASDWLDCGLSQHVSTTDDQSSSPGFPQWEWTLGSNSELRTLEASVSHKEKGFEEPELSRSTTSLSSLCPLYRSCSQLEEVKHSCQDAYAKNQEKAREFKTKTLEKLRAKRR; from the exons ATGAAAGGAAAAAGCATAAAGGTGAGACGACTGAGTCCGAACGAGGAGGCGCAACTGGTCCGAGAAGAACtgcagagaagaagaaaactgaGATTACAGCAA GTACGGGAACAAGAGCGCTCTATTGCGCTGCACGTGCGGCGTGAGGtgcaggagaggagagagagagagctgcagagTCTCGCTACAGGTCTCAGAGATGAGTGGCAGAAACACAGAGGAGAGAGGATACAAACATTGGAGAAGGTCTACAAGGAAAACCTCAGAGATGTGGGTCAGGGCCACCGCAGTGCCAAAGAAAAC GAGCCAGATCGAGAAGCACTGTTGctgaaaaaagaacagaatgaCCTGCGAGCTGCAGAAAGGCATCAGAAGGCTCTTCAGAGTCTCATCACACAACGACATGCTGAAGCAGATCAACGCAACCG ACACATCGAGGCACGTAAAAAGGCTCTGACGGTGGAGAAGGAGAGAGCAGCAAAAATCGCCGGCCTTCCTCACTCCGCCCCTGACCCTATAGAG AGTGTTGCGGTTCAGACTCCACTCCAACCCAAGATATCCAACGTGCTGCATTACTCCATCACCCACCACCATGTCCCAGAGACAGCagtggacagagagacagatacagatcaG CCGGATGCTCAGGAGGCAGCAGCATCAGAGGCTCGGCGGTCGGAGGAGCTGGAGAAAGAAGAAGCCCTCGAGAGGCAGGAGCAACACGAACGTGCACGGCTTAGAGGAAACCGTGCTCTTTGTAGGGAAAAAGGCATCCAG GACAACGCGAGGTTGATGTGCGAGCTGGAGCGGCTGCAGCAGGCCGAGCTGCAGCGGCGAAGACACACGGTGAATAACGTGCCAGCGCAGATCTTCCAGCCGCTTTACAGGCACGAGGATCTGAGAGCTGAGCAGCAGAGAGAACTGGAAAATGCCTTTCAGGACTTGTGCACTGAAGATAAAG TGATCAGAGATGACTTGGTCCTGCGGTTGGTGTCCGAGccgcttcctcttcctcctcctgttCCGTCTGCTAAAACCGACAGTAGACCTGAAAGTCATGTGGACCTGGACGTGACCCTTGAAACCAAGGAGATGCCatatgaggaggaagaggaagatgcagGACAGGAGCCTGTTTCTTCTCAAT GCTCTTCGGTGCCTGCTGAGGGTGCGAGTAGGGTGGCTCTGCGGAGGCTGTTGGATCGCATCAGGACACAGAAGGATCAGTGGAGCAGGAGGGATCCTGCAGAAGGGAAAGGAGTCAGATTGGAGAACGCAATCAACGAAGATGGATCGCCGAGCGGTCTGGAATGGCAGCAAGCTTCTAGTCTGGAGGAAGGAACAGTTGGTTCATCGCTGGCAGAAAACA GTTCAGATTCCAAGCTGAGTGAAGACTCCATTGTAGCAGGACCCAAGCTGGAAGCAGACCAGCAGAGCACAGAAATGGACCTGAGAGTGAGCAGC GAAGAAGAGCTGAAGAGGAGGCAAGAGGAACAGCTTGACCTGCTACAGGAGCAACAGCGGAGTCTGGAGCTTCAGCTAGAGGAGGCACAGCTGTGTAGGCAGAGGCTACAGGATGCTTTACACGCGTCATCTGGGATATGTAGCGTACAGGAAACCTCGAAACCACAGCAGGAAATGGTTTCTGAACCTTCTCCTGAG GTGAAGGTTTCAGCCGCAGTGTCTGACGGCGTACACATACAGAAACTCCAACAATATCAGCAAAGACTCCTGAAGCAGAACCG CCTTCATCAGAAGACTATTCACGAAGCTCGTCGGAATCTTGAGGAATACAAGCAGACACTGAAGATGCGCTATGCTCCTGTTGCCATGACAGCAGAACATACACCATCACCTTCAGAAGGCACTTGCGCTTTTCCGGATTTTCCTCGAAGGACGCTCTCGACTGCCGCCGCGAAGGTTTTAAAAACCGACGCTGAATTTCAAACCTCTCGTGAGACCCCGGCGGTGAACGTAAAGCAAAGTCACAACAATATTGTACAAACAGACCCAGCTTTTCTTATTCCGCCTCCTCTACCTGGTCCCAGCTCCGCCACgtctacacacacagatacccaTGTAATGGATCAACCTATCTCGCACTCGGTGCACGAGGACGGCTTGGATCCGATTCCACATCCAGCAGCCAGCACTTTATTAGACAAGACACCTTTAGACGGTACTTCGGAGCGTCATGAAGTTCCTCTTCTCCCCCCTGCTGTGTTTCTGGAATATATGCGAAGCAGGCGTTCTCAGGCACCACCCACGCACCTGCCTCCAGGCTCTCAGCAGGGCACAAAAGATCTTGGTGTTTTGCTGCAGGAGAAGCTCGAGAACAGCGACCCGCGTCGGGACGCGGAAGCGCAGAGCAATCGGCAGGTCAGAGATCGGCTGCGCGAACAAAGAGATGCCCTACACGCATTACTAAGAGCACAGCATGCAAAG TCAGTTTCACTGGGAATGCATGACAGTGACAGTGCTGTTATTGATGCTTCTGTAAAGCCTCATGAGAGGAGTAATGAACCGATTCAGGTCTCTACAACACCGAGTCAGAGTCATGTCCATACCCAACCAACTCCTTTGTATGGGTCTATTG caAGTTCTGGATCTACACAACATTCTTTGTGCGAGTCAACAAGGGATGGACGAGTCAATCCACCGGTTTCTTGCCCACCGCGATCGCTCCAAATCCTTCTGCATGACTTCGAGCTGCACAAACTCAGCACCATTGAAGAAGTTGATACTCCAGTTAATGTTACCATGGATACAG CTGCCGAGGTGCGCATGGAGAGCTCGTCGGCCGAGAGCTCTGATTACTCTGTATCCTACAGTCTGTCTATGAGTTCACCCACCCTAGGCTCAGGGAGCAGTCAGGGGCAAAGCTCAGAGGTCATAAGGTCAGAAGACGGCACACACAGACCCAGCAAACTGTCATGGAAAGAGATGCTCCAGCTGGAATCGGCCACTG CAACAGACTCGACAGAGCAGCAGCACGAAGAGGAG CTGGAGCTGGTCTTACCACATGACGGAGCAGCTGGTATGCCAGATTTTCTCTCCTCGACCACCCTCTCAACAGGCAGCTACTTCTCTAGCGAGCTTGATCCCAACTTCAACGGTACAG ATTCTTCTTTGTTCAGTAATGAGTTGCCTGGAGCATCTCTCACCTGCTCCAGCAGCAGTAACAGTCTGCAGCACATTATcgataaatacacaaaagagCTGGATAAATCCCTCCGGTCGGTTCATACAG GAGACGGCGGTTTTGTAGTAACTGCTCCAGAGAGCGAGACCACAGCTTTCAGCATCTGTACAGAACAGGACGCTGGAATGCTCCAAACAGTACAACCACCAACGCTCCCATTACAGTGCAACCTGGAGGACAGCAATTCCATGAACACCACTGTGCAGG ATACTTTCCAGTCTCTTTCTCCGGAGATCACAAACAACGACATGACTGACTGTTCCGTAAGTCTCCGACTTGGGTTAAATCCACCTGTCGAGACCTCCAACACTAACACAGAGACAACTGCCTCAGATTGGCTCGATTGTGGCCTTTCCCAACACGTCTCCACAACAGATGACCAGTCGTCGTCTCCAGGCTTTCCACAGTGGGAATGGACACTG GGGAGCAACAGCGAATTAAGGACTCTAGAAGCTTCCGTCTCACATAAAG AAAAAGGCTTTGAGGAACCCGAGCTTTCCCGGTCTACCACTAG cCTGTCTTCGCTCTGCCCTTTATACAGGTCATGCAGTCAGTTGGAGGAAGTGAAGCACAGCTGCCAAGATGCTTACGCTAAGAACCAAGAAAAAGCAAGAGAGTTCAAAACG AAAACCCTGGAGAAACTAAGGGCTAAACGAAGATAA
- the cep295 gene encoding uncharacterized protein cep295 isoform X1: MKGKSIKVRRLSPNEEAQLVREELQRRRKLRLQQVREQERSIALHVRREVQERRERELQSLATGLRDEWQKHRGERIQTLEKVYKENLRDVGQGHRSAKENEPDREALLLKKEQNDLRAAERHQKALQSLITQRHAEADQRNRHIEARKKALTVEKERAAKIAGLPHSAPDPIESVAVQTPLQPKISNVLHYSITHHHVPETAVDRETDTDQPDAQEAAASEARRSEELEKEEALERQEQHERARLRGNRALCREKGIQDNARLMCELERLQQAELQRRRHTVNNVPAQIFQPLYRHEDLRAEQQRELENAFQDLCTEDKVIRDDLVLRLVSEPLPLPPPVPSAKTDSRPESHVDLDVTLETKEMPYEEEEEDAGQEPVSSQCSSVPAEGASRVALRRLLDRIRTQKDQWSRRDPAEGKGVRLENAINEDGSPSGLEWQQASSLEEGTVGSSLAENSSDSKLSEDSIVAGPKLEADQQSTEMDLRVSSEEELKRRQEEQLDLLQEQQRSLELQLEEAQLCRQRLQDALHASSGICSVQETSKPQQEMVSEPSPEVKVSAAVSDGVHIQKLQQYQQRLLKQNRLHQKTIHEARRNLEEYKQTLKMRYAPVAMTAEHTPSPSEGTCAFPDFPRRTLSTAAAKVLKTDAEFQTSRETPAVNVKQSHNNIVQTDPAFLIPPPLPGPSSATSTHTDTHVMDQPISHSVHEDGLDPIPHPAASTLLDKTPLDGTSERHEVPLLPPAVFLEYMRSRRSQAPPTHLPPGSQQGTKDLGVLLQEKLENSDPRRDAEAQSNRQVRDRLREQRDALHALLRAQHAKQSVSLGMHDSDSAVIDASVKPHERSNEPIQVSTTPSQSHVHTQPTPLYGSIASSGSTQHSLCESTRDGRVNPPVSCPPRSLQILLHDFELHKLSTIEEVDTPVNVTMDTAAEVRMESSSAESSDYSVSYSLSMSSPTLGSGSSQGQSSEVIRSEDGTHRPSKLSWKEMLQLESATATDSTEQQHEEELELVLPHDGAAGMPDFLSSTTLSTGSYFSSELDPNFNGTDSSLFSNELPGASLTCSSSSNSLQHIIDKYTKELDKSLRSVHTGDGGFVVTAPESETTAFSICTEQDAGMLQTVQPPTLPLQCNLEDSNSMNTTVQDTFQSLSPEITNNDMTDCSVSLRLGLNPPVETSNTNTETTASDWLDCGLSQHVSTTDDQSSSPGFPQWEWTLGSNSELRTLEASVSHKEKGFEEPELSRSTTSLSSLCPLYRSCSQLEEVKHSCQDAYAKNQEKAREFKTKTLEKLRAKRR; the protein is encoded by the exons ATGAAAGGAAAAAGCATAAAGGTGAGACGACTGAGTCCGAACGAGGAGGCGCAACTGGTCCGAGAAGAACtgcagagaagaagaaaactgaGATTACAGCAA GTACGGGAACAAGAGCGCTCTATTGCGCTGCACGTGCGGCGTGAGGtgcaggagaggagagagagagagctgcagagTCTCGCTACAGGTCTCAGAGATGAGTGGCAGAAACACAGAGGAGAGAGGATACAAACATTGGAGAAGGTCTACAAGGAAAACCTCAGAGATGTGGGTCAGGGCCACCGCAGTGCCAAAGAAAAC GAGCCAGATCGAGAAGCACTGTTGctgaaaaaagaacagaatgaCCTGCGAGCTGCAGAAAGGCATCAGAAGGCTCTTCAGAGTCTCATCACACAACGACATGCTGAAGCAGATCAACGCAACCG ACACATCGAGGCACGTAAAAAGGCTCTGACGGTGGAGAAGGAGAGAGCAGCAAAAATCGCCGGCCTTCCTCACTCCGCCCCTGACCCTATAGAG AGTGTTGCGGTTCAGACTCCACTCCAACCCAAGATATCCAACGTGCTGCATTACTCCATCACCCACCACCATGTCCCAGAGACAGCagtggacagagagacagatacagatcaG CCGGATGCTCAGGAGGCAGCAGCATCAGAGGCTCGGCGGTCGGAGGAGCTGGAGAAAGAAGAAGCCCTCGAGAGGCAGGAGCAACACGAACGTGCACGGCTTAGAGGAAACCGTGCTCTTTGTAGGGAAAAAGGCATCCAG GACAACGCGAGGTTGATGTGCGAGCTGGAGCGGCTGCAGCAGGCCGAGCTGCAGCGGCGAAGACACACGGTGAATAACGTGCCAGCGCAGATCTTCCAGCCGCTTTACAGGCACGAGGATCTGAGAGCTGAGCAGCAGAGAGAACTGGAAAATGCCTTTCAGGACTTGTGCACTGAAGATAAAG TGATCAGAGATGACTTGGTCCTGCGGTTGGTGTCCGAGccgcttcctcttcctcctcctgttCCGTCTGCTAAAACCGACAGTAGACCTGAAAGTCATGTGGACCTGGACGTGACCCTTGAAACCAAGGAGATGCCatatgaggaggaagaggaagatgcagGACAGGAGCCTGTTTCTTCTCAAT GCTCTTCGGTGCCTGCTGAGGGTGCGAGTAGGGTGGCTCTGCGGAGGCTGTTGGATCGCATCAGGACACAGAAGGATCAGTGGAGCAGGAGGGATCCTGCAGAAGGGAAAGGAGTCAGATTGGAGAACGCAATCAACGAAGATGGATCGCCGAGCGGTCTGGAATGGCAGCAAGCTTCTAGTCTGGAGGAAGGAACAGTTGGTTCATCGCTGGCAGAAAACA GTTCAGATTCCAAGCTGAGTGAAGACTCCATTGTAGCAGGACCCAAGCTGGAAGCAGACCAGCAGAGCACAGAAATGGACCTGAGAGTGAGCAGC GAAGAAGAGCTGAAGAGGAGGCAAGAGGAACAGCTTGACCTGCTACAGGAGCAACAGCGGAGTCTGGAGCTTCAGCTAGAGGAGGCACAGCTGTGTAGGCAGAGGCTACAGGATGCTTTACACGCGTCATCTGGGATATGTAGCGTACAGGAAACCTCGAAACCACAGCAGGAAATGGTTTCTGAACCTTCTCCTGAG GTGAAGGTTTCAGCCGCAGTGTCTGACGGCGTACACATACAGAAACTCCAACAATATCAGCAAAGACTCCTGAAGCAGAACCG CCTTCATCAGAAGACTATTCACGAAGCTCGTCGGAATCTTGAGGAATACAAGCAGACACTGAAGATGCGCTATGCTCCTGTTGCCATGACAGCAGAACATACACCATCACCTTCAGAAGGCACTTGCGCTTTTCCGGATTTTCCTCGAAGGACGCTCTCGACTGCCGCCGCGAAGGTTTTAAAAACCGACGCTGAATTTCAAACCTCTCGTGAGACCCCGGCGGTGAACGTAAAGCAAAGTCACAACAATATTGTACAAACAGACCCAGCTTTTCTTATTCCGCCTCCTCTACCTGGTCCCAGCTCCGCCACgtctacacacacagatacccaTGTAATGGATCAACCTATCTCGCACTCGGTGCACGAGGACGGCTTGGATCCGATTCCACATCCAGCAGCCAGCACTTTATTAGACAAGACACCTTTAGACGGTACTTCGGAGCGTCATGAAGTTCCTCTTCTCCCCCCTGCTGTGTTTCTGGAATATATGCGAAGCAGGCGTTCTCAGGCACCACCCACGCACCTGCCTCCAGGCTCTCAGCAGGGCACAAAAGATCTTGGTGTTTTGCTGCAGGAGAAGCTCGAGAACAGCGACCCGCGTCGGGACGCGGAAGCGCAGAGCAATCGGCAGGTCAGAGATCGGCTGCGCGAACAAAGAGATGCCCTACACGCATTACTAAGAGCACAGCATGCAAAG CAGTCAGTTTCACTGGGAATGCATGACAGTGACAGTGCTGTTATTGATGCTTCTGTAAAGCCTCATGAGAGGAGTAATGAACCGATTCAGGTCTCTACAACACCGAGTCAGAGTCATGTCCATACCCAACCAACTCCTTTGTATGGGTCTATTG caAGTTCTGGATCTACACAACATTCTTTGTGCGAGTCAACAAGGGATGGACGAGTCAATCCACCGGTTTCTTGCCCACCGCGATCGCTCCAAATCCTTCTGCATGACTTCGAGCTGCACAAACTCAGCACCATTGAAGAAGTTGATACTCCAGTTAATGTTACCATGGATACAG CTGCCGAGGTGCGCATGGAGAGCTCGTCGGCCGAGAGCTCTGATTACTCTGTATCCTACAGTCTGTCTATGAGTTCACCCACCCTAGGCTCAGGGAGCAGTCAGGGGCAAAGCTCAGAGGTCATAAGGTCAGAAGACGGCACACACAGACCCAGCAAACTGTCATGGAAAGAGATGCTCCAGCTGGAATCGGCCACTG CAACAGACTCGACAGAGCAGCAGCACGAAGAGGAG CTGGAGCTGGTCTTACCACATGACGGAGCAGCTGGTATGCCAGATTTTCTCTCCTCGACCACCCTCTCAACAGGCAGCTACTTCTCTAGCGAGCTTGATCCCAACTTCAACGGTACAG ATTCTTCTTTGTTCAGTAATGAGTTGCCTGGAGCATCTCTCACCTGCTCCAGCAGCAGTAACAGTCTGCAGCACATTATcgataaatacacaaaagagCTGGATAAATCCCTCCGGTCGGTTCATACAG GAGACGGCGGTTTTGTAGTAACTGCTCCAGAGAGCGAGACCACAGCTTTCAGCATCTGTACAGAACAGGACGCTGGAATGCTCCAAACAGTACAACCACCAACGCTCCCATTACAGTGCAACCTGGAGGACAGCAATTCCATGAACACCACTGTGCAGG ATACTTTCCAGTCTCTTTCTCCGGAGATCACAAACAACGACATGACTGACTGTTCCGTAAGTCTCCGACTTGGGTTAAATCCACCTGTCGAGACCTCCAACACTAACACAGAGACAACTGCCTCAGATTGGCTCGATTGTGGCCTTTCCCAACACGTCTCCACAACAGATGACCAGTCGTCGTCTCCAGGCTTTCCACAGTGGGAATGGACACTG GGGAGCAACAGCGAATTAAGGACTCTAGAAGCTTCCGTCTCACATAAAG AAAAAGGCTTTGAGGAACCCGAGCTTTCCCGGTCTACCACTAG cCTGTCTTCGCTCTGCCCTTTATACAGGTCATGCAGTCAGTTGGAGGAAGTGAAGCACAGCTGCCAAGATGCTTACGCTAAGAACCAAGAAAAAGCAAGAGAGTTCAAAACG AAAACCCTGGAGAAACTAAGGGCTAAACGAAGATAA